One region of Tachysurus vachellii isolate PV-2020 chromosome 11, HZAU_Pvac_v1, whole genome shotgun sequence genomic DNA includes:
- the guk1b gene encoding guanylate kinase 1b isoform X2: protein MPGPRPVVLSGPSGAGKSTLLKRLIQEYEGVFGFSVSHTTRNPRPGEENGKDYHFTTREKMQESIDNGEFIENAVFSGNMYGTSKLAIEDVQAKNRICILDVDLQGVKNIKQTDLNPIYISIQPPSIEILEKRLRDRQTETEESLQKRLEAARVDMERSKEPGIFDIVIVNDDLEKAYERLKSALITEIQKVQDAKK from the exons ATGCCAGGACCGAGGCCTGTAGTTCTGAGCGGTCCGTCCGGAGCAGGGAAAAGCACTCTACTGAAGAGGCTGATCCAGGAATATGAGGGAGTGTTCGGATTCAGCGTCTCCC ATACAACCAGGAATCCACGTCCTGGAGAAGAAAATGGAAAAG ATTACCACTTCACCACCCGGGAGAAGATGCAGGAGAGTATCGATAATGGCGAGTTTATCGAGAATGCCGTGTTTTCTGGAAACATGTATGGCACCAG TAAGTTAGCCATAGAAGATGTTCAGGCCAAGAACCGGATCTGCATTCTAGACGTCGACCTTCAAGGGGTGAAAAACATCAAGCAAACAGACTTGAACCCCATCTATATCTCCATCCAGCCTCCGTCCATAGAGATCCTG gaGAAGCGTCTCAGAGACAGGCAGACGGAGACAGAGGAAAGTCTACAGAAACGTCTGGAAGCGGCCCGTGTCGACATGGAGCGCA GTAAGGAACCAGGCATCTTTGACATTGTCATCGTTAACGATGATCTGGAAAAAGCCTACGAGAGGCTTAAAAGTGCTCTTATCACG GAAATTCAGAAGGTTCAAGATGCTAAAAAGTAA
- the guk1b gene encoding guanylate kinase 1b isoform X1, translating into MPGPRPVVLSGPSGAGKSTLLKRLIQEYEGVFGFSVSHTTRNPRPGEENGKGLNCLPMLLGATLLPVADVLSSISSEDYHFTTREKMQESIDNGEFIENAVFSGNMYGTSKLAIEDVQAKNRICILDVDLQGVKNIKQTDLNPIYISIQPPSIEILEKRLRDRQTETEESLQKRLEAARVDMERSKEPGIFDIVIVNDDLEKAYERLKSALITEIQKVQDAKK; encoded by the exons ATGCCAGGACCGAGGCCTGTAGTTCTGAGCGGTCCGTCCGGAGCAGGGAAAAGCACTCTACTGAAGAGGCTGATCCAGGAATATGAGGGAGTGTTCGGATTCAGCGTCTCCC ATACAACCAGGAATCCACGTCCTGGAGAAGAAAATGGAAAAG gacTGAATTGTCTCCCAATGCTACTGGGGGCAACGTTACTGCCCGTGGCAGACGTCCTGTCCTCTATATCGTCTGAAG ATTACCACTTCACCACCCGGGAGAAGATGCAGGAGAGTATCGATAATGGCGAGTTTATCGAGAATGCCGTGTTTTCTGGAAACATGTATGGCACCAG TAAGTTAGCCATAGAAGATGTTCAGGCCAAGAACCGGATCTGCATTCTAGACGTCGACCTTCAAGGGGTGAAAAACATCAAGCAAACAGACTTGAACCCCATCTATATCTCCATCCAGCCTCCGTCCATAGAGATCCTG gaGAAGCGTCTCAGAGACAGGCAGACGGAGACAGAGGAAAGTCTACAGAAACGTCTGGAAGCGGCCCGTGTCGACATGGAGCGCA GTAAGGAACCAGGCATCTTTGACATTGTCATCGTTAACGATGATCTGGAAAAAGCCTACGAGAGGCTTAAAAGTGCTCTTATCACG GAAATTCAGAAGGTTCAAGATGCTAAAAAGTAA